One Actinomadura viridis genomic region harbors:
- a CDS encoding helix-turn-helix domain-containing protein, with amino-acid sequence MSVAEDTVTRNRALQTEWYGEPLGDRLRRLLDRLGLSQSGLAGVLGLSAPMLSQLMSGQRAKISNPAVLHRLVAAEELAADPGFDGLPAAEVRERLGRIRGETAATSSGARVTAERVPARSPARALQALLRSVASASEIEDAARLIDASHPELAEVLRVYGNGRTSEAEAHLARVLGH; translated from the coding sequence GTGAGCGTCGCCGAGGACACCGTCACTCGGAACCGGGCGCTGCAGACGGAGTGGTACGGCGAGCCCCTGGGCGACCGCCTCCGCCGCCTCCTGGACCGCCTCGGGCTGTCCCAGTCGGGGCTGGCCGGGGTGCTGGGCCTGTCGGCGCCGATGCTGTCGCAGCTCATGTCGGGCCAGCGCGCGAAGATCAGCAACCCGGCGGTGCTGCACCGGCTGGTCGCGGCCGAGGAACTCGCCGCCGATCCGGGCTTCGACGGGCTCCCGGCAGCCGAGGTCAGGGAGCGCCTCGGCCGAATCCGGGGCGAGACCGCGGCCACCAGTTCCGGCGCCCGGGTGACCGCCGAGCGCGTCCCGGCGAGGTCCCCGGCGCGGGCGCTCCAGGCCCTCCTGCGCAGCGTCGCCTCCGCGAGCGAGATCGAGGACGCGGCCCGGCTGATCGACGCCTCCCACCCCGAGCTGGCCGAGGTGCTCCGGGTGTACGGCAACGGCCGTACGAGCGAGGCCGAGGCGCACCTCGCCCGCGTCCTCGGGCACTGA